In the Victivallis sp. Marseille-Q1083 genome, one interval contains:
- a CDS encoding family 20 glycosylhydrolase: MERNRMFDCMIPRPLEVCCAAGSLPLAKLTGIGAAKELIPIGQRLGAALERYELYLPCGAARSDGAIVLRFDPDLRTEAWKINIHSAGITLCGGDAAGVFYGTEALTQLICVCRRHGWADDEIPFGTIVDMPRYRWRGIMLDSARHFQPAEQILRLLAILGKHRINIFHWHLSDNEGFRTPSRLAPALNRIGRISAGCYSHAELEEIRRVAGQNFITIVPEIEMPGHCGGILQCFPEYACNPSSPGAELCLGKPAVREFMKSLIAEFSALFPESPFLHLAGDEANHAAWQSCGDCQRMLQDKQLENVRELESDFMREMIRYVSLTGREPITWATENELSGEGVVQCWGSDQEVGRQRKRRGQYIYSLNKHCYFDFPASPGEELFPWTSPLPEIAVYDAHACAVWENVLAEKLLGIEACLWTEAVPGWRTLSKVVPRLQAWAENSWSMPERKEYHDFCRRKELLTACGYLFDQ; encoded by the coding sequence ATGGAAAGAAACCGGATGTTCGACTGCATGATTCCCCGTCCGCTGGAAGTTTGTTGCGCCGCCGGCAGTCTGCCTCTGGCAAAACTTACCGGCATTGGCGCGGCAAAGGAACTTATCCCGATCGGCCAGAGACTCGGCGCCGCGCTGGAGCGGTATGAGTTGTATTTGCCCTGCGGCGCGGCAAGGTCCGACGGCGCGATTGTTCTGCGTTTTGATCCTGATTTGCGCACGGAGGCCTGGAAGATCAATATTCATTCCGCGGGCATTACCCTCTGCGGCGGCGATGCGGCGGGGGTTTTTTATGGGACGGAAGCCTTGACGCAACTTATTTGCGTTTGCCGCCGTCATGGCTGGGCCGATGACGAAATTCCGTTCGGAACGATCGTCGATATGCCGCGCTATCGCTGGCGGGGGATTATGCTGGACAGTGCCCGGCATTTTCAGCCGGCGGAACAGATTCTCCGATTGTTGGCAATACTGGGAAAACACCGGATCAACATCTTTCACTGGCATTTGAGCGACAACGAAGGCTTTCGCACTCCATCGCGCCTGGCGCCGGCGCTGAACCGCATCGGCCGTATAAGCGCGGGATGCTACTCCCATGCGGAATTGGAAGAAATCCGGCGGGTTGCCGGTCAAAATTTCATCACTATTGTACCGGAAATAGAAATGCCCGGTCATTGCGGCGGTATTTTGCAGTGTTTCCCGGAATATGCCTGCAATCCGTCAAGTCCCGGTGCGGAACTCTGCCTCGGAAAGCCGGCCGTCAGAGAGTTTATGAAATCCCTGATCGCGGAGTTCTCCGCTCTTTTTCCGGAAAGTCCATTCCTGCATTTAGCCGGGGATGAGGCAAATCACGCCGCCTGGCAGTCCTGCGGCGACTGTCAGCGCATGTTGCAGGACAAACAGCTTGAAAATGTGCGTGAACTGGAAAGTGATTTCATGCGGGAAATGATCCGGTACGTATCATTGACGGGACGCGAACCGATTACCTGGGCGACGGAGAATGAATTGTCCGGGGAGGGGGTTGTACAGTGCTGGGGCAGCGATCAGGAGGTCGGGCGGCAAAGGAAACGCCGGGGACAATATATTTATTCCCTGAATAAACATTGCTATTTCGATTTTCCGGCTTCCCCGGGGGAGGAATTGTTTCCGTGGACCTCGCCCCTGCCGGAAATCGCCGTTTATGACGCACACGCCTGTGCGGTATGGGAAAATGTTCTGGCGGAGAAGTTGCTCGGCATTGAAGCCTGTCTGTGGACGGAAGCGGTTCCCGGATGGCGAACTTTGTCCAAAGTCGTTCCTCGCCTGCAGGCTTGGGCGGAAAATTCCTGGTCCATGCCGGAACGCAAAGAATATCATGATTTTTGCCGACGCAAAGAACTTTTAACCGCCTGCGGATATCTTTTTGACCAGTAA